Proteins encoded together in one Chitinophaga varians window:
- a CDS encoding murein L,D-transpeptidase family protein, with protein sequence MKKCRIYGYAVILLLLPLSGFVGSSVDLYNVRLTTSNINPDKIFLLVDKSDYRMYLYEDVTLRKIYKVVFGNKDQGDKLVEGDRKTPEGTFHIQAKRIDNRWSRFMLLDYPNEDSKQKFSQRQNEGSLSQGASMGGGIGIHGVEYGAGIRDNYVDSRINWTLGCVSMKNGDVNELYEIVKVGTPVVIRP encoded by the coding sequence ATGAAAAAGTGCCGAATTTACGGGTACGCAGTAATACTATTGCTGCTGCCGTTGTCAGGGTTTGTTGGGAGCAGCGTTGATCTGTACAATGTACGGTTAACCACCAGCAATATTAATCCGGACAAAATTTTCCTGCTGGTAGACAAAAGTGATTACCGGATGTATCTGTATGAAGATGTAACACTGAGAAAAATTTACAAAGTGGTTTTTGGCAACAAAGACCAGGGAGATAAGCTGGTGGAAGGCGATCGCAAAACACCGGAAGGAACGTTCCATATCCAGGCCAAAAGGATCGACAACCGATGGAGCCGCTTTATGTTGCTGGATTATCCTAATGAAGATTCAAAACAGAAATTTTCTCAACGCCAGAACGAAGGGAGCTTGTCCCAGGGTGCGAGTATGGGAGGAGGTATTGGCATACACGGCGTGGAATATGGCGCCGGTATCCGGGATAATTACGTGGATAGCCGTATCAACTGGACATTGGGCTGTGTAAGCATGAAGAATGGCGACGTAAATGAATTATATGAAATTGTTAAAGTAGGTACGCCCGTAGTGATTCGTCCTTAA
- a CDS encoding alpha/beta hydrolase — MRRFFKKALYALLFLVLLFNCITAFHAYKFTHFSENNRHRNKRPEEMSIGEKLNMIFFGVRLSKSITSARPNIAYDTVQLLTANRLHLEGWWMPVTQAKGTVILFHGYGGNKGSHLPEAYWFRQLGYNTFLIDFRGHGNSDGTACTIGYKEAEDVKLAWDYVLSRSNKPVTLWGMSMGAAAIMKAVPEFHLTPQKIILESPFATLLDAVKSRMRAVHLPATPLSQMLTFWGGLELGFWGFGHNPQDYARHIQVPVLYCWGQQDIRVTSDETRRVFGRLATQQKQLHIFKDAGHQSFCQKDGAVWKQLVKDFMAQ; from the coding sequence ATGCGGCGTTTCTTCAAAAAAGCCCTCTATGCCCTCCTGTTTCTTGTGCTGCTGTTCAATTGCATCACGGCTTTTCATGCCTATAAATTCACCCACTTCTCCGAAAACAACCGCCATCGCAACAAGCGGCCGGAAGAGATGAGCATCGGTGAAAAATTAAACATGATATTCTTCGGCGTCAGGCTCTCCAAATCCATTACCAGCGCACGCCCCAATATTGCTTATGACACCGTACAGCTGCTGACGGCCAACAGGCTGCACCTGGAAGGATGGTGGATGCCAGTAACACAGGCCAAAGGCACCGTTATTCTCTTTCACGGATATGGCGGCAACAAAGGTTCACACCTGCCGGAAGCTTATTGGTTCCGGCAACTGGGCTACAATACTTTTTTGATAGATTTCCGTGGTCATGGTAACAGTGACGGCACTGCCTGTACCATCGGATACAAAGAAGCGGAAGATGTGAAACTGGCATGGGACTATGTGCTGTCCCGTTCCAACAAGCCCGTCACCCTCTGGGGAATGAGCATGGGCGCGGCAGCCATCATGAAAGCAGTGCCGGAATTTCACCTCACTCCGCAGAAAATTATCCTCGAATCGCCATTCGCCACCCTTCTCGACGCCGTTAAAAGCCGTATGCGGGCTGTGCATCTGCCGGCAACACCGCTATCCCAGATGCTCACCTTCTGGGGCGGCCTGGAACTGGGCTTCTGGGGCTTCGGCCATAACCCGCAGGATTATGCCCGCCACATTCAGGTGCCGGTGCTTTACTGCTGGGGGCAACAGGACATCAGAGTTACATCCGATGAAACGAGACGGGTGTTCGGTCGCCTGGCTACCCAACAAAAACAACTGCATATTTTTAAGGATGCCGGGCATCAGTCCTTCTGTCAGAAAGATGGCGCTGTATGGAAACAGCTGGTGAAAGATTTTATGGCACAATAA